CCCGGCCCGATACTCATCAACTGCTGATCCGCCGCAACGGCAGCACCGGCGAACTGGCCTACTACCGTTGCTTCTCACCCATACAGGTCCCGCTGGCCACGCTGGTGCGAGTCGCTGGATCGAGGTGGCGTGTGGAGGAGTTCTTCCAGGCCGGCAAGGGCCTGGCCGCCCTGGACCAGCACCAGGTCCGCCGCTACCCGTCCTGGTCGCTGGGTCACGCGCTCCCGTGCCGGTTGGGGAGCAGTCTGGGCATGCTCGGCGGTGCACTTGGTCAGATGGTGCCGGGGAGTCCGTACGGATCGGCTGACCGCGGTCGGCTCGCACGAACGCCCATCGATCTGCGGGGACCGGGCGGGCCGATCGGTCCGGTCGATCCGGTCGATCCCGTCGGTCCGCGAGCGGGCGTCGATCGGGTGCACCGCGCTCCTCTGCACCTGGGGTGCACCCGACCGGGCCCGGTGTCAGGTGCGGCTGTCGGTGGTGGCTGGGGGCAGCGGGGGTACGGGGAGAGCGAGCGGTGTGCCCGTCTCGATCGGTTCCAGATCCGGGGCGGGAGACAGATCGGGCCAGTGGGTTGCGAGTTCGGTCAGCGTCAGGCGCAGCGCAGGTGGGTGGGCGGGGAGCCACCACGGTCCCCAGGGGGTGTCGGTGGTGAGGTCGGCTGAGGCGGTGGCGAGGAACAGCTCGTACTGGCGGGCGGTTCCGGTGAGGCGCTGACGGATGGCGTGCTCGCGGGACGCGGTGCGGGTGTGGAGCAGCAAGGCGGGGCGGTCGCGGGTGGTCGTGGTGAAGTGGGCGTAGGCGTCGAGTTTCGCTTCGACGCGGGCGAGGTTCTGGCTGCCGGTGTCGTATTCGAGGAAGAACGGCAGCGTTTGGTCGCCGTCGCTCCAGTGTGCGTAGGCGTCGGGGTGGACGAGGTCGCCCCAGCGGCGTTCGCAGGAGCGTGCCGAGAGCCACAGCGTGAGCCCGGCCTGGTGGGTGTAGCGGTGGGCGGCGAGGCGGACCAGGAAGTCGTTGGTGGCGAGGTCGTGGCCGAGGAAGGGTGAGAACGCGATGCGGGCGGTGTGGGTGGGGCGCCAGCTCAGTGCCTTCGGGGCGCAGTCGGCGTGCGCGGCGAGGAGGGCAGCGCCGGCGGGGCCGAGGGTGTAGTGCTCGGGCGAGGAGCCGTACGCGGTCAGCGGGCGGAAGGAGTCGAGGAGGCCGAGCCGGTGGAGGACGAGCAGGCGGCGCTGGGCGCGGCGGCGGGCGGAGAAGGCAAGCCGGTGGATCTGACCGGTGGTCAGCACCCGGTGCTCGTGCACCATGCGCACCAGCCACTGGTCGCGCGGGGTGAGGTGGGAGGCGAGCGCGGCCAACGGGACGCGCGCCGGCGCGCGGGTGCGGGTTGTCGCGGCGCGGGTGACGTACTGGGAGCCGGGGCCGGATCCGGGACGGGGAAGAGCAGGGGGCAAGAGGGGGATCACCTCCGCAGGTGGGCAGGGAGACCGCGCCTGGGGTGGACCGTGGGACCGAGGCGGTGGCCATGAAGGAACGGATTCATCCCTGAACGGGTCACGGTGCGTACGGTCGGTCGGTTGGCTGGAGCCACTCAGCAAGGCGGACTTCCGCGTCTTGGCGCCGTCGACACAGCGTGCGCCGGGTGTAGCCGCGCTCGGCGGCCAGTTCCCTGACCGAAGCGTCGCCGAGGCGCGTACCGGCGATCAACTGCGCCTCGTCGACGGTGATCAGACGGGACCGGACGGCATCGGCCAGGACGGTGAACTCATGCCGCATCCCCGACGTTCCCTCCCCTGGACTCGCTACCTCTCCGGCGTCGGCTGGCGGGACACTGGATGTGCCCCCACCCGCCTCCTCCCGCCCTCCGTGGCGCCGCTCGGTGCGGAGTAGTCGTTGGGCGGCGGAGTCGGCAGCACGGAACAGGGTCAGCTCCGCTCGGCCGGGCGTGGTGGTTGGCTCGCGCAGTGCGCCGAGGGTGGCGGTGAGGATTTCCTGCTCCAGGTCGATGCGTTCCACCCCGGGTGGGCGCCTGCGGCGTCGCGCCGTGCGGTGCAGCACGGGCAGTGCGAAGCCGAGCGCCGCCAGCTCCCATGGCTCGCCCTCCCGGCGGGCACGGTCAATCACCCCGGCCCACACCTGCGAGCGGGCGGTGGAGTCGGGCTTCTGGCGCACCATCCAGTCGCGCACCTGCCACAGCGGCCGGGCCGCTTCCGTCCCCTTGGCGCCGGACGCTTCGGGGTCCGGGAGGGTCAGCCGGTGCGGGTCTCGGGAGAGGCGGCGGAAGGTGCGCTCGACCGAGAGGAACGGGGACCCCGACGTCGGGATCGACGCGGTCACGGCGGGCAGGGCGTGTGGCTGGTCGCGGTGCAAGGGCGCCTCCGTGCGGCGGGCGGGATCGGTCACCTCCCTTTACTGCCGTAGCCCCGTGCCACTCGCGTGCCAGTTGCGTGCCACCCCCGAGCCAGTGGCTCGGGGGTGGCACGTTATGTGCGGATCTGTGACTGCCACTTCGCCCTGTGACCTGCACCGTTCCCAGGGGCGGTGGTCCGGGATTCGCACTTGAACAAGGCGGCTACCCAGACGGGTGAATTCCCGCGCGGGCCGAGGTGGTTCGGTACTGGCTCGTATACCGGATGACCTGCGGCGATTCCTCGCCGAGAGGCACGATCCAACGTCCCGTCGGAAGTCGCGTGGCCAAAGCGGGGTGCTGCGTGTCCACCCCTCTCGACAGCACCCACACCAGCCTCGAAGAGCCCAACCACGACACCACGAGTGCACTCGGTAGAGATCTCTCCGGAGGTTATGTGCCCGCATCGCGTGCCCCTCGCCGCGACCGGTCCCACACCCCGAGCCAGCCGACGAATACGCCCGCGAGCCAGCCCACCGTCCACCTCCCCGACAAGCCCCCGCCCCTCACTCCCGAAGCCGCCGCAGCACTCCTCGACTTCCTGCTCCGCGAGCACACCGAGTACGCCGAGCACGCTGCCCAGGCCGTACCAGCCGAACAACCGGCCCGCCACGACCCAAATCAGCGACTGGCCCTCCATCGCGACTCGACGGTACGACGGACGACGACCACCCGACCCGCCCGCACCGTCCCGACAGGGAGCCGCCCGTGCCGCCCATGAATCGCGTGACCCGTTTCGCCTTCGCCGGACGCTGCTCTACCGAAGACCTCCAGGACCCCGAGACGTCCCGCAACTGGCAGCTCACCCGCGCCCGCACCCTCATCGAACCCACCGGCGGCGAGATCGTCACCGAATACTTCGACTCCGGCCACTCCCGCGCACTCCCCTGGCAGCGCCGACCCCGCGCAGCCGACCTGCTCCGAGATCTACGCGACCCGGACCGGCCCTTCGACGCCGTCGTCATCGGCGAGCCCCAGCGCACCTTCTACGGCAACCAGTTCGGCAACACCTTCCCCCTCTTCGTCCACTTCGGCATCCCGCTCTGGGTACCCGAAGTGGGCGGGCCGATCGACCCGGAGAACGAGGCGCACGACCTCGTCATGTCCGTCTTCGGCGGCATGAGCAAGGGCGAACGCAACCGCATCAAGGTCCGCGTCCACACCGCGATGTCCGCACAGGCCCAGATCGAGGGCCGCTACCTCGGCGGACGCCCGCCCTACGGCTACCTCCTCGCCGACGCCGGACCGCATCCCAACCCGGCCAAGGCCGCCGACGGCAAGCGGCTCCACAAGCTCGCCCCCGACCCGGTCGCAGCGCCCGCTGTACGCCGAATCTTCCGCGAGTACCTGCGCGGAAGCGGCATGTACGCCATCGCCGAGGGCCTCACCCGCGACGGCATCCTCTGCCCCTCCGCGCACGACCGCGCCCGCAACCCGCACCGCGACGGCCACGCCTGGTCCAAGGGAGCCGTCCGCACCATCCTGATGAACCCCCGCTACACCGGCCACCAAGTCTGGAACAAGCAGCACAAGAAAGAGATCCTGCTCGACATCGACGACGTCACCCTCGGCCACCGCACCCAGCTCACCTGGAACTCCCACGACAAGTGGATCTGGTCGGCCGAACCTGCCCACGAACCGCTCGTGCCGATGGCCGACTTCCAAGCGGCCCAGGCCCAACAGGAACGCCGTCGCAACATCGCGGGCGTGGAGCGCATGGTCGGCCCGACCAAACGCAGTTACGCACTTCGCGGCCTGCTGCGCTGCGGACAGTGCGACCGCAAGATGCAGGGCAACTACAACAACGGCCTCCCCAACTACCGCTGCCGCTACCCCGCCGAATACGCCCGGAGCGCGTCCCTCCCCCACCCCCTGACCGTCTACGTCCGCGAGGGCGCGCTCCTCCCCGCACTCGACGCGTGGATCGCCCGCACCTTCGCCCCCGGCCGCCTCAAGCAGACCCTCCAGGCCCTGCACCAAGCCCAGAGCATGACCACCCCCGCCCCCGGTCCCGCGCTGGAAGTCGCCCGTCGCACCCTCGCCGACTGCGACCGCCGCATCGACCGCTACCGCGCCGCCATCGACGCCGGAACGAACCCGGCACTCGTCACCGAGTGGATCAACAAGGCAACAGCCGACCGCAACGCCGCCCAACGCCAGATCGCCGCCGTCACAGCAACGACAGCCACCCCCACGAAGATCCCTCGCCCGCTCACCGAAGAACAGATCGCCCAGGTCATCAAGGACCTCGGCAATCTCGCCGACCGGCTTCAGCAAGCCGCCCCGGAGCGCAAAGCCCCGCTCTACGCGGCCTTCGGTCTATCCCTCACCTACGACCACAGCAAAAGGGCCGTGACAGTGGAGTCACGGCCCGAGAGCGTGTGTACGGCATGTGCGTACGGTGCGTGTCCGAGGGGGGACTCGAACCCCCACGCCCGATAAAGGGCACTAGCACCTCAAGCTAGCGCGTCTACCATTCCGCCACCCGGACTGGGCTGTGCCGGGGCTGGGCCCTCGGCGACGGAGTAACGATACCAAGGGTTGGGAGTGGTTCTCACCAGGGATTTCCCTCGGCCGGGCGGGGACGTGGGGTGAGTGAAGTGCCACCCAGGGTGAGGGGGTGTGTGGTGGCTCGCTACTGACCGTGGCGAGCCACCCACACCCCAGATCGGGCCGGGCCCGATCGGGCCGGGGCGGTCAGCGTTTGCGGCGCAGGTAGGCCGCCGAGCGGCGGGCCGAGGTGAGGGAGCCGGCGGGGTTGGCTTCGGGGTCGACGGCGTCGTCGCGTTCCATCAGCCAGTCGTGGTCGGCGCGGCGCCCGCGTGAGCCGTGGTGGCCGCGCTTGAGGACGGTGCCGATGAACTTCTCGTAGTCGATGTCGCCGTCGCCGACATCGACCATGTGGTAGCCGTCGGCCGACGCCTCGTCGTGTTCGCCGTCCTTGACGTGGAAGAGCGGGTAGCGGTGCGGGGCCGCCAGGACGTAGTCGACGGGGTTGAAGGGGGCGGGGGTGCCGTCGGCGCGGACGCTGAAGCGGTGCTGGCCGGCGAAGGCCCAGTAGATGTCCATCTCCAGGTAGACCAGTTCGGGGTCGGTCTCGGCGAGCAGAACGTCGTAGAGGCGTACGTTCGGCTTGTCCTCGGCGAAGCCGAACTCCATCTGGTGGTTGTGCTGGTAGAACTTCAGGCCGCGCTTGCGGGCGGCGGCACCGTAGGTGTTGAAGTCCTCGGCGGCGCGCTTCCACGCGTCGACGGTGCGGCCGTAGCGGTCGGGGCTGGCGGCGGTGCCCACGTGCGGGAGGCCGAGGGCTGCCGCGTCGTCGACGACCTTGTCCAGCTGGGTGGCGAAGGTGTAGTCGGCGGGGTTGTCGGAGTAGTAGCCGACGTGGCTGCCGATGCCGCGCAGGCCGTGGTCCCGCAGCAGGCGCTTGAGCTGGCGCAGGCTCAGGTCTCCGGTGCCCTGGGTGTAGCCGGCGAACTCGACGGAGTCGTAGCCGTAGCGGTTCAGCTCCTTGAAGACTGCGGCGAAGCCGAGGGCCTGGATCTGGTCGCGAACGGTGTAGAGCTGGATGCCCAGCTTGCCGCGCGGCACGATCGGGTGGCGGCCGTGGCCGCCGGAAGGCGCGGGGCTCGCACCGGTCGCCGCCTGGGCCATGGTGCCGCCGAGCAAGGTGGCGGCGGTGGCGCCGGCCGCGACGCCGAGGAAGCCGCGGCGGCGCAGCGTGCGGTCGAGTTCGGGGTGCTCGGGGGTCTGGGCGCGGGCGGGTCTGCGGGTCATGAGGCGTCTCCCAGTGCGAGGTCGAGAAGCAGTCGCTTCACATCGGTGGCGGGGAACGGTGCGTCGTCCGGGCGGGAGCCCAGCGCGCCGGGGCGCGAGCACAGCAGCACGGGTCCCTCGTCCGGGTGGGCGGGGAGGCGGCCGTGGCTGCCGCGGATCGGTGAGGGGTCGAGGGGGACGACCGCCATGCGGTAGCGCAGGCCTGCCTTCTTGCGGGCCAGTGCCGTGGCGGCGCGCAGCTTGACGTACGGGTCGTTCGGGTCCATGAACAGCTCGACCGGGTCGTAGCCGGGTTTGCGGTGGATCTCCACGAGCTGGGCGAAGTCGGGAGCCCGGCGGTCATCCAGCCAGTAGTAGTACGTGAACCAGGCGTCCGGCTCGGCGAGCGCGACGAGCTCGCCGGAGCGGGGGTGGTCGAGCCCGGCTTCCTTCTTGCCCGTCTCGTCCAGCAGTTCGGCCAGCCCCTCCAGTCCGGCGAGGGCTTCGCGGGTGGCGGGCAGGTCGGCGGGGTCGCGTACGTAGACGTGGGCGAGCTGGTGGTCGGCGACGGCGAAGGCGCGGGAGGTCCACGGGTCGAGGTACTCCATGCCGTCCTGGGTGTGGACGTGGAGCAGCCCGGCGCGGCGCAGGGCGCGGTTGATGTCGACATGGCGGCGTACGCGGGTGATCCCGTACTCGGACAGCACGACCACCGTGCGGCCCTCGGCCCGCGCGTCGGCCAGCAGCGGGGCCAGCGCCGCGTCCACGTCGGCGGCGGCACGGTGGGAGCGGGGGTCGTCGGGGCCGTAGCGCTGGAGGTCGTAGTCGAGGTGGGGGACGTAGCACAGGGCGAGGTCGGGGTGGCGGGTGCGCAGGATGTGGCGGGTGGCGCCGATGATCCACTCGGAGGAGGTGAGATTCGCGCCCGGTCCCCAGAAGGTGAACAGGGGGAAGGTGCCCAGCTTCTCGGTGAGTTCGTCGTGGAGGTCGGGCGGGCGGGTGTAGCAGTCGGGTTCCTTGCGGCCGTCGGCGTAGTAGACGGGGCGGGGGGTGACCGTCCAGTCGGTGTCGGCGCCCATCGCGTACCACCAGCAGATGTTCGCCACGGTGTAGCCCGGCTGCCGGGCGCGGGCCGCGTCCCACAGCTTCTCGCCGCCGACCAGGGCGTTGTGCTGGCGCCACAGCAGGACGTCGCCCAGCTCGCGGAAGTACCAGCCGTTGGCGACGATGCCGTGTTCCGAGGGGAGTTCGCCGGTGAGGAAGGTGGATTGCGCGGCGCAGGTGACGGCGGGCAGTACGGTGCGCAGCGGCGCGTAGGAGCCGCTCTCGGACAGGGCGCGCAGCTCGGGCATGTGGGTCAGGAGCGCGGGGGTCAGCCCGACGACGTCGATGACCAGCAGGGGCCGGCCCTCGGGGGCACTGTCGCGGCCGGGTTCACTCACGGCAGCTCCTTGAGGCCGAGGTCGGTGAGCAGGTCGCGGGCCGTGGACAGTTCGGCCGCCAGGCCGTCGGCGAGCTGGGCTCGGGTGGTGGGGCGCAGCGCGGTGGGCAGGGCCTGCCAGGTGTAGGTCTCCACCTCCAGGTGCCGGGTCAGCGGCGTCGCTCCCCCGACCAGATGGCCGAGGGTCTCCCGCAGCACCGGGGTGGTGGCGCTCAGCGGTGGGGAGAGGGGGGCGTGCAGCGGGACGTGGAAGTGGGAGCGCCAGGGGCCGTCGGTGGGCAGCGCGCCGGGTACGAGCGCGCGGTCGAGGTCGTCGGTGGCGCGCAGCCCGCCGCCGGGGACGGCGGTCCTGGTCTGGTGCAGGAAGCGCGGCTCCGCGAACTCGGCGAGCGCCTCGCGTACGTCGTCGCGCTCGGGGTGCTCGGCGTGGAGCGCCGCGGACAGCTGGGACTTGACGACGGACAGGCCCGCGTCGGCGAGCGCCGCCATGGCCTTGGCCGGGTCCTCGAAGGAGGTGGCCAGGTGGCAGGTGTCCACGCACACCCCGATGCGGTGCGCCGGCGGGCCGTCGTCGCCGGTGAGGGCCTCGATGGCGTCGGCCGTGGTCTCCACGGTGCAGCCGGGCTCGGGCTCCAGGCCGACGCGGATGCTGCGCCCGGTCAGCTCCTGGAGGGCGTCCAGGCGCTGGGCGAGGGTGTGCAGCCGGGTCAGGGCCCGGTGCCTGGCCTCGGCGTCGAATCCGGTGCGCCAGGCCAGCGGCAGCGTGGAGATGCTGCCCTCGGTCACGTCGTCGGGCAGCAGGGCCGCCAGCAGCCTGGCGAGGTCGGTGGTGTGGTTCAGGCGCGCGTCGTCGGTCCAGTCGGGGCGGTAGACGCGGTATTTGACGTGCTCGTCGCCGAAGCCCTGGTACGGGAAGCCGTTGAGGGTGACGACTTCGAGGCCCGCGCGCTCCAGGCCGGACCGCAGCCGGCGGATCGCGGCCGGGTCGTCGGTGAGGGTGCGCGCTGCGTCGCGGGCCAGCCACAGGCCGATGCCGAGCCGGTCGCGGTGCAGCCTGCGGCGTACGGGCTCGGCGTACTCGGTGAGCTGGCGCAGTACGCCGTCGAGCTGTTCGGCCGCGTGCACGTTGGTGCAGTAGGCGAGGTGGACGATGGAGCCGTCCGGGTGCCGGAATCGCATGGGGCGCTCCTCACTCCCCGCCGCGCAGAATGGAGTTGCCCTCGAACAGGCCGCCGGAGGGGGAGGCGGCGTCGAGGGAGAGCCGGCCGCTCTGGCCGTAGAAGGCGACCGGGTTGCGCCACAGGACCTGGTCGACCTCGTCCTCGTCGAAGCCGGCGGCGAGCATGGCGTCGGCGACGTGGCGGGTCTTGAGCGGGTCGCTGTGGCCCCAGTCGGCCGCCGAGTTGACCAGCACCCGCTCGGTGCCGTGCACGCGCAGAATGCGGATCATGCGGTCGGGGTCCATCTTGGTGTCGGGGTAGATGGAGAAGCCCAGCCAGCAGCCGCTGTCGGCGGCTGCGCCCAGCGTCGTCTCGTTGAGGTGGTCGAGGACGACGCGCTCGGGCGGCAGCCCGGACTCGCGCAGGACGTCGAGGGTGCGGGCGAGCCCGGCGGCCTTGTCGCGGTGCGGGGTGTGCACGAGGGCGGGCAGCTCGTGCTCGCGGGCGAGCTGGAGCTGCGCGGCGAGTGCGACGTCCTCGGCCGGTGTCATCGAGTCGTAGCCGATCTCGCCGACGGCCACGACACCGTCCTTGAGCAGATAGCGCGGCAGCGCGTCCAGGACGGGCGTGCAGCGCGGGTCGTTGGCCTCTTTCGGGTTGAGCGCGAGGGTGCAGTGGTGGGCGATGCCGTACTGCGCGGCCCGGTAGGGCTCCCAGCCCAGGAGGGAGTCGAAGTAGTCGCAGAAGGAGGCGGGCGAGGTGCGGGGCTGGCCGAGCCAGAAGGAGGGCTCGACCAGCGCGCGTACCCCCGCCTCGTACATCGCGGCGTAGTCGTCGGTGGTGCGCGAGGTCATATGGATGTGGGGGTCGAAGATGCGACTGCTCGTCATGGGGTCACAGCTCCTCGGGCGGGCGGGGGTACTCGGGGGTCGCGGGGGCGCTCCGGTCCGGGTCGCGTTCCTGGGGGGTGCCCTCGGCGGGGGCGAAGCGGGCCAGGCGCAGCGCGTGGTCGAGATCGTCGGGGACGGGGCGGCCGGCGGCGGAGCGCTCCCGGGCGTAGTCCTGGAGCATGCGGGCGAGTTCGGAGTCGGCGGCTGCGCGGTGCTCCAGACCGGCGACGACCCGCAACGGCACGCCCGTGAACAGGCACTTGAGGACGCCCTGACGCCACTGGGGCGCGGGCAGGTGCGCCGCCGCCCAGGGCCCGAGGGCCGCGGCGATCAGCCGGGTGTCGTTGGTACGCAGCGCGTCCTCGACCAGCGCGAGGGTGGGCGCGGTGTCCGGCGGCGGGTCGAGGTGCGGCAGGGCCAGCAGAACGGCCCGCCGCTCGTCGGCCGTGCCCTGTGTGTAGAGGCGGGCGAGGGTGTCGGGCTCCGGCCCGGCGGCGTGCAGGAGCAGCACGCGGGCCGCGTCGACGGGCTCGGGCGCCGAGCCGCCGTCGCCCTCAGTCACCCCGCCGCGCGGTGCCGCGCCGCTGCGGCACTGTCGCCCGGCCGTCACGAAGTGCCGCTCCCACGCGGGCATGGCGGGCCCTTCGGCGTGCCGGGAGGCGTCGGCGGCCTCGGTGAGCGCGAGATGCAGCCACGCGCGGGCATCGGCTCCGAGCCGCAGCTCCAGCCCGGTACGCAAGGAGGCGAGCGGAGTCAGCACGAGGCGGCCACCCCCTTCGTGGCGCCGACGGGGGACGTGCCGACGGCGGGCGCGGCGGCGGTCGAGGCGGCGGTCAGGTAGGCGAGCGACTCGGTGGCGCGGGCGGGGCCCGCATGGGAGTCCCGGGGAAGTTCCACGCTGACCAGGCCGGTGTAGGACACGTCCCGCAGCGCCTGGAGAACGGGGGGAAAGTCGATCTCGCCGGTGCCGAAGGGCAGATGCTCGTGGGTGCCCCGGCGCATGTCCTCGATCTGGACGTGGCGCAGCCAGGGGGCCGCCTCCCGGACGCAGGCGGCGGGGGGTGAGGGCTCCAGGCACTGGCAGTGGCCGATGTCGAGGGTCAGGCCCAGCGGTTCGGGGCTGCCCAGCGCGGTACGCAGCCGGTGGAAGCCGGCGAGGTCTTCCAGCAGGTGGCCGGGCTCGGGCTCGATCGCCAGAGGAACGCCCGCCGCCCGCGCGGGGTCGAGGAGCGAGCCGATGCCCTCGGCCAGGCGGTCCCAGCCCTCCTCGGGTGCGGTGCCGGGCGGGAGCGGGCCGCTGAAGCAGTGGACGGCGTGCGCGCCGAGGTCGGCGGCCACGCGTACGGCCTTGAGCAGCAGGCCCGTCCGCGCCGCGCGGGCCTCGGCATCGGGGTCGAGCAGGGTGGGGTGGTGTTTACGGCGCGGGTCGAGGACGTAGCGCGCGCCGGTCTCGACGGCGGCCTCCAGGCCGTACCGCCGCAGTGCGCGCCCCACCTGTGCGGTGCGCGCCGCCAGATCGGGGGCCAGGGGGTCGAGGTGCATGTGGTCGAGGGTCAGCGCGACGCCGGAGTAGCCGAGGTCGGCGAGGAGGGCCAGCGCGTCCTCAAGGCGCAGGTCGGTCAGGCCGTTGGTGCCGTACGCGAAGCGCAGCGCGGGGGCTGGGGGTGCCGGGCTCATGTGGGGCTGACCTTCCTGGACAGGCGGCGGGCGAGCGGGATCAGCGCGAGCAGGGCCAGCGCGTACGCGGTGCCGCCGCCGTCTCCCGGCGGGTGACCGGACGGCGCGGCGCCGGGTGTCCCGCCACCTGGTGCGGCCTTCGTGCGGGGCTCCGTGGCGGCCCGTGCGGCGAGCGCCGCCTGGAGGGGGATCATCGCGCGGATGCCGCCGCCCACCGCGCGCTGGAGCAGCGGCGGCGAGGGGTTGAGCGCGGCGTGCGCGAGGGGCCGGACGGCGGTGCCCACGTACGCGGCGGTGGCGGCGAGCGTCATCGGTGTGCTCCGCCGTCGTTGACTGCTCACACCCGCCGCGATCGCCGCGACGGCGCCCAGCGCCGCGAGCGGAACGGCGGGCGCGCCGCCCTGCGCCTCCCGCCGCGAGACGGCGGTGACGGCGAGGGTGTGCGCTCCCATGAACGCCGCCGTGCTCAGCGCCCGTGCGGGCGAGGCGTTCCCGGGCCCGTTCCTGGGGCCGTTGCCGTTGCCGTTGCCGGGGGCGGTGGCGGTGCCGGTACGGGGCGGGCTCGCCGTGGTGGCGCCCAGCAGGACGTCGAGGGCGCGGGCCGTGGCCATGGCGGCGGGGCCCGCCGGGGTGTGTTTGAGGCGGAGGTCGTACGCCCAGACGGTGGCCGCGAGGGCGCTCGCGGTGGCCAGGGGAAGCCGTCCGGCGCGGGCGGCGAGGGCGAGTCCGGCGGCGGTCAGGCCGGTGGCCGCGGCGAGCGCCGCGGCGGGGCGCACGCGCCCGGAGGGCAGGGGCCGCTCGGGGCGCTCGACGGCGTCCTCCGCCCGGTCGGCCCAGTCGTTGAGGGCCATGCCCGCCTCGTACAGGCACAGCGAGGACCCGGCGGCCAGC
This sequence is a window from Streptomyces sp. NBC_01775. Protein-coding genes within it:
- a CDS encoding SCO3242 family prenyltransferase, producing the protein MARAARPRPAPHARRRAGGGRCRPRRGGPVRGRVAAWAQLLRVSALFTVPGDAVAGAVAAGRVPGRGTALAAGSSLCLYEAGMALNDWADRAEDAVERPERPLPSGRVRPAAALAAATGLTAAGLALAARAGRLPLATASALAATVWAYDLRLKHTPAGPAAMATARALDVLLGATTASPPRTGTATAPGNGNGNGPRNGPGNASPARALSTAAFMGAHTLAVTAVSRREAQGGAPAVPLAALGAVAAIAAGVSSQRRRSTPMTLAATAAYVGTAVRPLAHAALNPSPPLLQRAVGGGIRAMIPLQAALAARAATEPRTKAAPGGGTPGAAPSGHPPGDGGGTAYALALLALIPLARRLSRKVSPT